A segment of the Bactrocera neohumeralis isolate Rockhampton chromosome 3, APGP_CSIRO_Bneo_wtdbg2-racon-allhic-juicebox.fasta_v2, whole genome shotgun sequence genome:
TAGAGTTTCAGCGGCACTTATCTCAAATATTGAAGggatattttgtaaattttgtcgTAAATTAGCACTCTCTgacattttaattgctttaaatatttatttatagatatattCGAACTTCGTTTAGTTCAACCATTTCTTATCAAAACAACAGATGATCTTGAGAAATGAGTTTAGCGATAACACACGAATAATCATATGCCTACACGTTCGAAATGAAAGGAATTGAAATTGACAGAAATGGTTTGAACCGATAAATTgagtacataaaaaaaatattttttttttttggcgatcCCAGCACTCCAAGTTGAAAGGGTTGCCTGCAACATCCCTCAATTGCAgtgaattaattatatataaaagaaataatattaaatgtttatgGTCTGCGTAATTAATGGTAGCTCCGAAAAGGTGCTCCGCATTAATATCAGcatatatttcgaaaataaaatttgtaaggAGAGAATATTTATGTGTCCACCACCACATGGGGTTGGGTTGGAATTTGGACACGCTTTTCTATTTCATGAAGAATTGTTGTGTATGCGCGctgaaaaaacatatttcattactaaaagaacaaattttcttgagatatataaatgtatgactCAGCTTTTAGACTTGCCATGAATTGCTTTTATGAATATCCATGTGATATCCTCAGACGGAAAACTTAGCTGATTGCTATTTTGTGGTTCACATGGTTGTTTAGCTAAATAGTAGCGAATATATCAGAAAATTCAATTAAGGGCCGTACAAAATTCGATTTGCACGTTCTCGTTTTTTCGCGTTACCTAGTGTTACTTTACCACGAAGGAAACGGGTAACATTTTCCCCTATGTTAATTTGGGTGAAAAAATTTCCTatggtgtaaaaaaattttacattttgctgtttcaaatggaaaataaaaatttgaagccCAAGACTAACGCAATTGCGTCGTTTGAATGTTTACCTTGTTATTtagaatattaaatatattcgtaaattaattaaataatttgctaGCCCATAACAACATTATgaaaccagaaaaaaaaataatttatttgtagaTTGTAATTGCAATTTTCGGCAACGTGTCGTGCTACTTAACTCGGGAGTGggtaaaattctgaaattcgGATTCAAAACGAAAAAAGCTAAACTCACTTTGACACACAGCCGAAGTGTTGAAATTTAAACGataaaataattcatatatCGTTTGTTAAAAACcgatatctttaattttttgcggCTCACTTCTTTAGTTGTATataattcatttgaaaattatgtgaagattattatttttatttaatgtttgtaaaaataagtTCATAATGAAGGCTAATAATTCGAATTCAGCAGAAGAGTCTGTAAAAACTCCGTCAAGTAAATCCAGCAAAAAGTCTACTAAATCTCGTACAAAAACTTCCAAATCTGAAACAACCGGTGCGAGTGGCAGCGGTCCTAAAAATTCTATCGGTCTTGGTAACAACCAAACAAGCTCTTCATCGAACAATATTATAACTACACCAACTACGCCTACTACCAGCAATCCCAGTAATTTATTTGATTCATCTTTAAATACCATTACAAACGGTGGCGGCATTGGCGTGGATGTCAGTAGCAATTCCAGGGTAAGTGTTTATGTGTTTTTTCAAGGATGCTGTCATTAAAATTCTTGTATAAAATGGTTGAGTAGAATCATGTAAAGAGTTATGCTGGGCTAGAAGGGCGTTCGGTGAAAATTATTTGGGAACAACATGATCAGAGTGATTTAGAACTATCGACAGAAGTATGTGCTCGTGTCGCTGAAGATGTCTCCTATAAACTATGGGAATTAGTAAATGTAAGTGTCTCTAAAATTAttctaatttgtttttgttatttttttaatgagcatattcatatatttcaattatagAATATTAAAACATATGCACGCCATTCTGGCGGCACTGTAACATACGATTTGGTAAACGAGGTTTTGGCTGATGGTGATGTACCGCCTGCATTAGGTGCAATGGACAGCGAATGGGATCGCATTGACTACGACGGCAGTTACTTCTTTTATTCGGTAATTTCATAGATGAATATTTGAGCTCAAACTTTatcttataccctgaacagggtatatacaGTGGTACAAaatgatcgatcaaaatccagtccttgtatagaaaacctttttatttgacaatatattttcacgaaatttgacaaggTTTATTGTCGAAGCAACGGTACAATATCCGAAATagttaaaatcaagttcttgcaataaattttttgtatttgtgaagggttttATAGATTCCTTGCAACTAAAGTTGacggttttttcttgttttaggaTAAAATTATAGAGCTGAGAGATGAATATCAGAAAGAAGTTACTATGGAAATCATAGATGGTGCAGATTATGAATGCACCTGGCCCATGGATGAAAAGCAAAATGAacagattaaaaaatttattcccaGTTTGATTAAAGGTAaatgattttcttattttttgttttctaattcTAATGCAATATTTTCGTTAAAAGTCGTCTTTTATGGAAATGAAGATGAACTAGATTTCGCTCTCTCAGAAGTGGCGTTTTCTCCTCTTCTTGGTGCTTGCTATCGTGTTATCCTTTCTAAGTTAATACAAATATTGGCATTTAAACAAAATGAGGATATCAGTCTGCGCTGTTGGCGCCTACTTCGTGCTAGCTCTTGTAATACACATTCCCGCCTGCAAAACGTACGTGtggaatattttcatttatcgGAGATACTTATATCACAACTGCTTGCCCCATATGAGAGCATAAAAGTACATCCGAACACGAAATCCGAGGAGCAATGCAACAGTGCAAGCATAAAAACTGAAATAGAAGAAGTAAAGGCTGAAGATAAAATGGAAGTAAAATCAGAATTTATGGACCAGTCCGGTATATTTAATATCCAAAACACGAATGAAGAAAAGGTTTATAAATTACAAACTGATGATGAACAAGATGGCGATATTGAAATGCGTCCTGAAATATCTCCTTATTTCGCTAGTCCTGTTGATTGGAAACATGTTGATGACTTGTGTGATACAATAGGTCATATGGCAACTTCGAATGGTTACTTCCAGAAAGAGTGCATATTTCATATAACGAGAAGACTACAACGATTTTTCAATGGTCGCAGTGTGTCAATAGAAAGAGGTGATTTTagaacaacaaatattaatatcCATTAAATTATAGTAATATGAAttactatataatttttttttcacaacagATTTTCGATACATAAGCCGTGCTGTGCGTGGTTTGATTGCATTGGGTGAGTTCGCTTTTCGTGAATTCATACCATTCATTTACAAATTCAACGTAGATGATGTACCTGAAAGTTTTTGGAACGACTTTTCGGTAATTCGATCATATTAatgcattttgttttattggttattacaaatatttatacttaaagCTTAGCGCTGTGTTTATTAAAGGACCTGATGACATTTTTTTATACGAATGGCTAGAATATTTATGTGGAGCAGACAAATTGCAGccctttttattatattatgcgCGTGAGTAGATATTTATCgtactatatttgtatattaactttttttaccaTAGAATATTTTGAGAAGTTCTTGACGACACGCTTCCTCCGGCGCAAGCTGGgcacatttaaaatatattccaaaCCTGGGGTACGCCGCTTAGAATGGAATGCTCTGGCTGCGGCTATGTGTCATGGGGATGATCCTAACAAAGCATTGAAGCCCAAGCCGAAAATCAAAGAGGTCTTCCCCGATTTGGTATCACCTAATCTACAATTGAATCGTGCCGGCAATAT
Coding sequences within it:
- the LOC126754042 gene encoding uncharacterized protein LOC126754042, coding for MKANNSNSAEESVKTPSSKSSKKSTKSRTKTSKSETTGASGSGPKNSIGLGNNQTSSSSNNIITTPTTPTTSNPSNLFDSSLNTITNGGGIGVDVSSNSRNHVKSYAGLEGRSVKIIWEQHDQSDLELSTEVCARVAEDVSYKLWELVNNIKTYARHSGGTVTYDLVNEVLADGDVPPALGAMDSEWDRIDYDGSYFFYSDKIIELRDEYQKEVTMEIIDGADYECTWPMDEKQNEQIKKFIPSLIKVVFYGNEDELDFALSEVAFSPLLGACYRVILSKLIQILAFKQNEDISLRCWRLLRASSCNTHSRLQNVRVEYFHLSEILISQLLAPYESIKVHPNTKSEEQCNSASIKTEIEEVKAEDKMEVKSEFMDQSGIFNIQNTNEEKVYKLQTDDEQDGDIEMRPEISPYFASPVDWKHVDDLCDTIGHMATSNGYFQKECIFHITRRLQRFFNGRSVSIERDFRYISRAVRGLIALGEFAFREFIPFIYKFNVDDVPESFWNDFSLSAVFIKGPDDIFLYEWLEYLCGADKLQPFLLYYAQYFEKFLTTRFLRRKLGTFKIYSKPGVRRLEWNALAAAMCHGDDPNKALKPKPKIKEVFPDLVSPNLQLNRAGNIRFKFAGCRPVIIKSKMPTNSAIPKSESKSLGILSGHNDILIARRKLYKPLTNERRIIPLSSYYYVRI